The Methanosarcina barkeri str. Wiesmoor DNA segment CTTCCTGAGCCCCGGGATTAAGCTCGAAACTCATCTTTCCGGGACTGACTCCAATCCCGATATCTGCTGCAGATGCAGCTTGTAACGATATGAGAAATATGGTCATGAGTACTGCTATTTTTTTGAGCATTTTATGTACCTCAAAGTGTTTTTTATCTAACATTTCATACTTTTTCCACAACTTAAATATGGAAAGAGGACAGGTATTTTATACAGACTCCCCCCAGAAAATCAAATTTCCTTTTTCTTTATTCAGCTCTCCTTCGTATCCATCAGGCACATCCAGCACGAGTTTCAGTTCTTCCGTCTTTTGGCTTGAGATCAGCTTTGAATACTGGTTCCAGAAAGTGGAGCCGAAAAAGAGCGTATCATTGTATAATTGGGTATTGCCTTCTTCAGGTTCGGCTGAAATAGTTACATTAGAGCTCCCGGCATTCGTGATATTCAGGTGTAAAATACTTTTATTTCCAGAAGCCAGAGTTCCAAAGTCAAGACTGGACGTATTACACTTGATAGAAACAGCTGGCAAAACTTCCTCAGAATCAGCAAAGGCATAAACTCTTCCATCAGCTCCAATTGTGAAAACTATCCCGTCGGAAATTGCAGGTGAAGAGCCTCCGTGGGGATAACTCCAGATTACATCCCCTGTATGAGCATCGAGAGCATATGTGCCGGCGTATCCGAAGTAATCATCTTCGGCGTATTTTCCTACAAAGACCATATCATCTGCAACAGCAACTGATGTGGTCCAGCCTCCTATCTTATCTTCGGCAGAAGTATTCCAGACCAGTTCATGAGTTGTTGCGTTGAAGCAGTAGGTTTCAATTGTGCTAAATCCGGGACATCCACCCGAAATGTAGATATTACCATAAGCAATTGCCGGGGTAGATGAAACATCGGTACTTGGAACAGTTGCATTCCAGAGGATTGACCCGTCTTCGGCATCCAGCGCGTAAAGCTTTCCATCGTAAGTAGTTGCATAGACAACACCCTCAGAGACAGCAGGAGACCCACCTGCCTCGTAAGGGAGTGTCTGGTTCCAGATCTCGTTCCCACTATCGGGATCGATACAGTAAACGTGTCCCGGAGAACTAAAGAGCGGTCCGCTTGTTAGGTAAACCTTACCTCCATAATATGCCGGTGTGCCGATTGCAACTCCGGTAACTGTAAAGTTCCAGAGTTCTTCTTCAGTTTCTGCATCAGTACAGCAATAATGGTGAGAGAAACCATCACTGTCAAATACTTTCCCATCTGCAACCATTGCCCCACCATTGAGAGCTTCCGCCTGTCCATACCATATCTTTCCATTTTCATAACAGAGAGATCCCCATCCGGGTGAAACCAGACCTATTTCATCGGAAGAAATTACATTTCCCGTAAATTCATCAATGGTCACTATCCTTAATTCATCGGGATTTGTTGACATCGAATCGGGAGCGTGATCTACTCCACACTTGATAAAAACCTTCCCATCCGCAATTACAGGTGAAGAGCTGGGAATCGCCCAGATAGGGTCGCTTACCCAGAGCAGTTTTTCAGTATCCGGAGCTCCCCCTGAGGAGAAGCCGGCGTTTGCAGTGTCTTTATGGAACTGGCTCCAAGTATCAGTATTATTGGAAGCCATGGTTGTTGAGGAAAGTAATAAAATGGACAGAAAAAACAGAATAACTGGAATAAATCTTATTTTTATATTCTTATTCATATCCCTGAGCCTTCCCTATTATAATTGATTTTTTAACAATTTACAAAATTATCCATACAATATCTATAGTTTGAATACAAAATATTCAGAACCTTATGACTAAAATTTCCGGAAAGTGAGATGTAAAAAATACCTGCAGAGATATCCGTCATTATGTTCTGAAACAGGAGAGATCCTGACAAACTTCCCGGAAAGATCATTTTTCCATCATTAAACCTCTACTTAATTCTCAGCCTTTTGATCGAATTTCAATATAGTGTATTTTAAAAAGAAGAAGTTTGAAATTTAATATTCATTTTAATACAAACTTGATATAGGATCTCATTTGAATAACAAGTGTTAGCTTTCAGAATAATAGTTTGCTCAATTTTTCCTTAGTTGAGGTTTTGTCATTTTCTTTAAAATTACTTATTTTTCAATAATATTCAATAAAAAATCTTATTTTGTCAAAAATTTTCTTTTAAGGAACAGAACCCTTCGCCTCCACAGGCAGTGTTTGTCCGATAGTGTAGCGCACTCCATACAACTTTAGGATATTGTAGAGACCATGTCGAAGGTTAACCCCACTCCGGTTATCGGAACACTGGAATTGGGTCCAATCCGAAGCCGAAGTCTGCGATACCATTTTGCATTAGAAGCCAGACTTAAATTTTGGCCTGTTTACATGAAATCGATACCCTGTTACAGCTCGTAATTTATTAAAATATTTGACAAATGTTGAGGAAATTGATGTAATTTGTCACGATTCCTCACTTAACCAAAGACGTATGAATCAGTATTCTATAAACTAAAAATCCTTGTCAAGAAGCCTAAAAATACTCTTTTTTTCTATCATGGGAGTATGAATCTGAAAAAAAATGGAATCTGACCTTTCGGTCTAAGGTCAGATTTTCTTCTTCCTTAATCCAAGATAGATTGCAGTGACACTTACAAATACAAAGACGATTCCCACGATATCGGCTCCTGAAAAAGATATTCCCGAAGAGGGACTTTCGTTCTTGGTGGATTCTTTTTGCATCTCATATCCTTCCACATAATTGGAGTCCTCCGTTTTCTGTGCATCCGGCTTGCTTGTGTCCATGCCATATCCTCCATCTGAAATCTCTGCTTGCGTCTGGTTTCCTGAGTCTGAAACAACCTCGGCTTTCCCCGTACTACTGCTGGAATGGGATGTCTTTTCCTCTTCCTTGGGTGTTGTAAAATTTTTGTCATCGAGTTCACTGGATTTTGTGGCCTTTTCCATTGCTTGACTGAAGCCGGGTACAGAAACAAAACCTTCCACAAATTCGGTGAGAAGAACATTTCCGCAGGTGTGGTGACAGCAGGTTGCCCCGTTTTCTGCAACTGATTTTTCATATGCTGTTGCAAGACTTTCAAGAGTCTCTGAGTCACAATCCCAGTAGCCTTTGCGGGCGGCTTCCAGCATCCTTCCAGTGATAGATTGGAATGTTGCAGGGCTGTTGTCATCAAACCATTTCTGCATCTCAGGGTCATCGATATATGTCCCATAGATGTTTTCCCAAACATCGTCGCTGATGAGGTCAGTGGTCACATCCCAGCCCCAGACATTATCTACAAACTCAGAAAACATGGAAGCACCAGAGTACCCTGATCCCATCATACCTTCGATCCACTTGTCGTTAAAGTAAGTAGAGCGCAGGTTCTTGTTTAGATATTCTTGAAGGGTAACCATTTCAGCAGAATCCGCGTCCCTTGTGTCCGAGACATACATCTCGGGATATTCTCCCGTCAGATAATAGACTGCCAAGTTCAGACCTCCAAAATACTGGAAGAAATCATCATTATCAAAAGCATCGTAGAGATTTGATGTAGAGGAATGGACGCTAGCGTCCACATCCGCAAGGTTCTGAGCAAAGATCTCCGAACTCTTGTAACCCCATATCTCGCTTCCGTAAGCATACCCCATGGTGTTCATGTAAAGTTCCGCAATCTCCTCCTCATTGTCCCAGTTTCCGCTGGCCTCTACCAGATTGGATACCCCGAGTTCATAGGTCCCGTCTTTCACAGCATAACAGCGCATTGTGGAAAGATTTTCTGCAAGGGCGGCAGCCGCCGTAGCGTTTCCGGTCTCATTTAAGTATTCTTCATATAGTTTGTCGTAGAATACCTGTGTGCTTTCATTTACATAGTTAGAATAGTTACCGTCTGGGGCGAGGTTTGCAAGTTTTACTGCATCATCAATCATTTCGATTTTATCCGGAAAAGCGTCCCTCATCCCGGCAGTTACGTAAACAATGTCTATCCGCGGTCTTCCGGGATTTGAAGAATCGTAGCTAGGCAAAAGTTCTTCTTCCGGAATCAGTTCCACTCCCTGGACTATACCATTATCATCCCAGACAGGCTTTACTCCCAGCAGGTAGAGAATTTCGGCTTCAAGGGTCCCGTGGTCCTGAATGAAGTCCACCCCAAATCTGGAGAATGCGACCTTGTGCGGATAATCTCCATATTTCTCATAATAATCTGCAAGCAGCTCCTGAGCCAGGAGTTTTCCCATCTTCCAGGTAGCTTCCGATGGGTAGAGCTCCGGGTTTATTCCATAGAAGTTTCGACCGGTGGGTACGGCATCCGTTCTGGATACAGGATCATTTCCTGGTCCCGGTGGAATATAGCAGCCGTCAAGAGCAGAAAGAATACGGTCCAGTTCCACATTCGAATTCAGAAGTCTCTGTTTGTACTCAAGCCCGGTAAGCAGGTCCTCGCTTATAGTGTCGTTTGTGGTTCCATAGATGTCTAGCTCTGCTTCTTCGGGAGTGGAATTCATGACAACAACTTCCCTGATCATCCTGTCAACTTTGGTGTCGGTCAGGGGAATACCCAGCGGATACTCCGTGGTATTCGAATAGAAAGCTGCTTCGACCCGGGATTCAAAAGAGCTCCCGAGCATTGAACGCACCATGTATACCAGTTCATCCCAGTGTGGATAAAGGATCTGGTCTTTGTAATCAGCCCCGTAATCGAGATCTGCTGTTACCGAGGAATTGTTCCAGCCATATACCTGATTCTGGGCTTCTTCAGAGTCTACATTTTCACAAACCACTTTCCAGAGAAGATCATCAGGTTTTGTATCGTTTTCAGGGATTCCATCTGGGTATTCAGTGGTATTTGAATAAAAATCGGTTTTGAGATCAGCTTTGAGTTCTTCTCCCACGATTCGCTTGATAAGAGAGAACAGTTCCGAGTCATCGGGCTCAAGTACCAAATCCAGATATCCGAGTCCTTGTTCAAGGTCTGAACTTATAAGGGGATCACTCTGACCATAGACCATCTCCTGAGCTTCATGAACGTCCGTTCCATTACGTATTACTTCCCAGATCAGATTATTGACCTTCGTATCATTTTCAGGGATCCCTTCCGGGTACTCCTGATAAAAGGCATTTGTCAAGTTTACCTCAAAGTCGCTACCCAGCAGGGCTCTGACAACATCAGTAAGTTCGTCCTCCTGTGGGTCAAGGCTGTTACAGGAAGGGACTTCGGATAGGACGTGCAGACCGTAAGCAATGGAATCTCCTTCGATATCTTCAATGTACTCGTGCAGAACGTCCCTTACGAAGAGATCAAACTCTGTGGTATTATAGGCAAGCAGTTCGGTTGCGTTGATCCCTAATTCTTCATCAAGGGACAGGCTTTCCATTTCTTCAATAATCTCCGCCTGGTAGGCAACCTTGGTCTGTGTGTTCATCTCGAGCCCGTAATATTCCTGCATGAGCCGTGTGAGGTTTTCCAGTTCCGCGTATGCTCCTGCTCTTTCCATAGTAGGAGTAAGGTGGTCGATAATAAGGGCATTTCCACGATATTCTGCAGTCTGCCCTTCTCCCACATTAGCCACGATATATGGGTAGATATTGGGAATGTCTCCGAGCAAAATAGGGGACCATTCGCTCGTCCTGTTCATCCCGCAAGACTGTCCCGGCAGCCATTCATGGGTGCCATGGGTTCCCATATGGATTATTGCATCAGGTTTAAACTCATTATTTAACCACATGTAAAAAGCAATATACTGATGGGTGGGGGGCGTCTCACTGCTATGGTACAGAGCTTTTTCATCTTGGAAAAATCCTCTTGCGGGCTGAGCCATAAGCCATACGCTTCCGCACCTGACAGCAGGGAGTACAACATATCTTCCACTGCTGTTTTCCCATATCATGGGGCTAGAGGCTATATCTTCTGATTCGTTCCAGGGCTCTCCCCATTTTTCGATTACAGATGTTTGAAGCTCTTCTGGAAGGGTTTCGAACCATTTGTGATAAGTCTCTATGGGAACAAGCTCGACACCCCAGTCCGTCCTGTTTACCACAAGGTCATCGAGCATACCTTCGGCCCAAGACCCTGCGTTGTAGCCCTGGAGCATTAAACGGTCCAGAAGTTCATCAGAATCTTCAGGAACATAATCTATATCATAGCCGTTCTCCTGCATAACCTCAAGAAGCTTACATAAACTTTTTACGCCGTCAAGATAGCTTGCAGTTGCGACATTATCTTTGCCTGACGGATAGTTGTAATAGATTACAGCGACGTTCTTCTCTGAATTATTTTTTAGCTTGAGTTCGGCCCATTTGATGGAGCGATTCGTAATCCAGTCAACCTGATTAGGCATCGGGACGTATTCATAATAACCGGTAGTACTGTTTTTTTCACTTTTGCCAACAACAATATATTCGAAGATTCCGTCCAGGTCAGGGCTGATAGTTTTGCGGACGACCTGATCAGTGGGAATCCCACGGCTGCTGTCTGCAGCGTCCACATATTCAGATTCCTCAGCCACTATGCCTCTCAGGACCGAAACATTGAGATTTTTAAGTTCTTCAATTCCCTGTTCGGGGTTGTTGTAATTTAGCCTGAAAGATTTAAGGGAAATCATGCACTGAACCAGGGGAGTCCCGTTTTCATCACAGTAATACTCCGTGATGTTATCGAAAGTGTCAAAACCTGCAATCACATTACAGTCCTTGTCTTCAAGATTCCGGATTATGGCATCCACAACCCCGGTATATCCGTTTTGCAAGTCTGTCCTGTGGAACCAGATCCCTATAGTGGGCTTGTTGGGGTCATAGCTCCTGTAGCTTTCAGAACCACGTTTGTACCAGGCAAGGTATGTTGGTGTGTCCTCAAAATAAAATGATTCATTGTCAGAGCCTGGATAATAGATCCCCACCATAGGGATGCTGCTGCCGGAACTTTCAATATATGACCAGTCTCCTGTAAAGTTCTGTTTATTGCTGTATATTTTGGAAAGATAGATCATGAGGTTCTCGGCGTTTTCTATTCCCTCATCGGTTTCTGCACTCATATTGAGGAAATAACTGCAAAAGGTAGTATTCTCCGAACCATTGTAAGCATAATCCACATATTCAGGAGCAAGGGAAGGCGGGTCAAATGAATTGATGTCTATGATTGTCGTCCCGTTTGTATGTGCTTTTTCAAAATATTCCCCCAGGGCTTCATAGATATCACTGCTTAACATATTACATACAATAACGTCCTGCATTTCCATAAGCCCGGATTTTCCGGCAACTACTGCTTCATCACCTGAGTTTGAACTGTTATTATATGCATTAAGGTTCAAAAGTTCGATATTAGAACTATAAGGGTTTGACTGACCTGCAAGTTCAAGAGCAGAGTTTGCCCCGTAGCCCAGGTACATTACACGAACAAGCTCCCAGTTATTTGTTATCTCTGGACGGTTGGCGTAGTTTTCCGCAAGATAGTGTAGCAGGTATTCTGCATTTTTCTGTCTGACCTTCCCATCGGTGCCCATGTAGCGATAGAAATTGCAAATAGGATCGTCTGTAAAGCCATCGGAGGCATAGTCAAAATAAGAAGGGGTACCTGAGGAATTGAAGCTTGCAAAAACTGTCCCCTTTGTATGTGCTTGCCAGAAACTATCATTCAGGGCTTCATATATTGAAGATGAAAAACGGTCACAGAATATAAGGTTCTGTTCTTCGACCTGTCCGCTTTCTACTGCTTCCATCAGTTCGTCACTGGGGTCTCCGTTACTGTCGTATGCCTTGATGTTGGTAAACTCAATCTGACTGCTGTAGCGGCTGTTGCTGGCTGCCAGCTCAAGGGCATCGTTTGGCTCCGGACCCAAGTACATAATTTTTATTTTGTCAAGGTCTTCAAGAGTCCAGTCCTCTGTTAATATGGGGCGGAAGCCATATTCTATGGAAAGATAGATTAACAGGTTTTCTGCATTCTTTTTTTCTTCTTCTGTATCGGTGCCCATATTGTCATAGTAATAGCCTATTGCGGTATCATAGTCTACAGGTCCCCCAAACTCCCCGGAAGTTGTTTCGTTGGTTTCATAAGCATACACATAATTAAAAAAATTTTTCCAGGTCAATGACTGACCCTGAGGCTGAATATTTACAATATAAACTCCGGCATTACAGATATCAGAAAACAGGTTTGAATCGTAATTGTAAATTGAACTGGAAAGATTATCACAGATCAGGATATCCTGATCTTCCAGAAGCCCACTCGCAGCTGCAGTTTTCAAATCGTCACTAGGTCCGTCTCCTGCTTCGTTGTAAGCTTCAAGGACCTGGAATTTGATATCATCACTATAATGATTTGTTTGGTTTGCCAGTTCCAGAGCAGGACAACCGTTGTGCCCCAGATAAAGGATTTTTATTTTTGCCCAGTCCGCCTGACTAATGAGGCTTACGTTCCATTCAGCGGTGATATCCGACCGGTTTGCATACTCCTTTGCAAGGCAGATAAGCAATTTTTCTGCATAATCAAGGCCTATTCCACTGCCTCCCATTCGGTCATAATAGTAGCGAACAGGGTTTTTTCGCGAGTCTCTGTATACATAATCAAAAAATTTGGGCTCATTTTCAGACCGGATATCCACAAAAACGGTTCCGTTATCATGGGCTCTTTTAAATGAGTCTTCTACACTATCATATATGGGACTATAAAGCATATCACAGAGTATTACATCCTGTTTTTCTATAAGCCCACTTTCGGCTGCATTCAATAGTGAAGAGCTAGCCTCATAGGATGATCCGTACACATTGATATTGGTAAAATTTATGTATTCACTGTACTCATTAGTAGTACTGGCTTTTTGGAGGGCGTAGTTTTCTCCATAACCCAGATACATTACATTTACCTGATTTTCTGCAGCTGAAACAGCTGGTACAAGCAAAAAAACAAGTAATGAAGCTAGAAGTAATAAACCACGTTTCATTTTATTCATATTATCCCCTGTGTTAGAGAACCTCGAGCATCCCAAAAGAAAGATATCAGAATATAGACACTTCCTTATTACATTTCCATTTTCAATCGTACTAAGTTTTATGAACCGTGTTACGTGAAGAATCCAGCACACCAGATTTCAAAAGATAAAGCTGGAAACCTATCGAGATCTTACAGAGACAGGAACAAAAATAATAGGTAAATAATCTCTCCAACTTTAAGCACACTGTCACCTGACTTTATTATGCCTGGATAAGTCCACAGTCGGAACTTAGGCCACAAGTCCAAATTTTAGAAAGCAGTATCGTCAACCGGCTCCTTAAAAACTATTGACTCATGCTAATATTACGAAAAGAAAATATAAAAAAAGCAGTTTTTAGATTACAAATGTTAGTTGTTTAAGTAACACAGTTACAGTTTTCACAGAAAAACTTTACATCTCATGAACCACGATAAAGGTATCCTCTTCAAATTTAATGGATTTTCAACCACAGAAAAAAATAGTTGTTCCATTTTCCCTTATCATATTTTGGAGTAGAAAATGGCTGTTTTATCCTGAAATAATTTCGCTTTGAAACTTTTTTCCTTTTGTCCATTTTCTCACAACCCAAATAATCTTATTCCGATTCTGAATTTTGCCTCAATTGGTAGTCTACTCCAGAATGCATCTTGTGATGATTCTAATTGTTCAAGTTTCAAAGAACTTTTGAAACGATAATGAGTATATAATGAAAGCCAAGCATTGAATCCACATGTAAACAGAAAAAAGTTTAGAGATAAATGGCTTGAATAAAAAATGAAAGAATTGGGCTCAAAAAGAGTAACAGTGGAAGGAAAGAAATCCTTAACCGATGACCAATGAATTTCAGTCTATTTTGTAAACTAATGCCAAATGGCATCGTTTTTAATTTTGCTGTGAATGCCTTTAGAGAGCTCATTCCAAAACCAGCTTTATAATCAAAACTGATAAGAATTTAAGAACTGTTTTCTGTGATCAGAAACTCATTGATGATTCTTACTTCCATATTCGTAGAAATAGTTTTGAGTTATGGGATAAGCTTAGATATATCCTTATGGCCAAAATAAGTGTTAGTTGACTCATTATAAGGTACCTGAATAGTTACATATCATAATCAAGTCGGAAGTTATTATCCAAAAGGATAAAAATTATTAGCCAAATATTTTTATCTGTAAGAAGCTGTAACAGTAATTGGAAAGAAGTATATTCTCTCCAAACCCCAGAACATCAAGAAAGAATTAATATTCCAGCTCTGAGACTGCAGGAAGAAAGTTTCGGTAACAATAAAATATCTTGCAGCCTCATCTGCAAAGCCTTAAAAAATGGTTGTTCTAAGCATATTGAGAAAGTTAGAAACCTAATCCTTACCACTTTAATGTAGCAGTGGTTCTTTCGCACGGAGCAACCGTCGACCCTATGAAAACAAAGGAGGTTCTAACAGATGAAAAAATGAAAGTACTTTTTTCACCTGATACGGCTCTGTACCCAAATTCTCTTACTAAAAAGGAAATTTGGTGTACTCTCCGGTAAAAAAATCTAACTAATGAGCATCTTGCCAGAAAGATGACATTATTGGTTTGTTTCATATTACCATTTAGGATTTCTTGATTTTGATGTATAAAAATAATATAATTAATAATTAAGGAATCAGTAAAAATTCAAGATAATGAGAAGAAAAAAATAAAAAAGTAGAACATCGAAAGAAGAAATTAAATATAAAAAAATCAAGAACCTAATCGGTCGCCTTTCTCACTTTAAAAGATCCGAAAACTTTTAAAGCAAAAATAAACAGTTGCCCAATCATCAATACTGTCGAGTCAACCTCAAAATATTGTATAAAAACGATTGCGATTATTTGGAATCATTGAATCTTTGATGATTAGCTCTACAATACCGTTGAACTTGAGATATTGGGATTTCCGCGCAGGCAGGCTGAACCCTATGAAAAAAGTAGGAGAAATGAAAATATGAATAAAAACACATTAAAAATATTTATTAGTTGTTTATTATTGTTCCTGGTGACGGCTACTATGCCAGCACTGGGTTCAGACTGGACACAGTTCCAGAAAGATGTATATAATGCAGGTGTAACTACGGACAGGGCACCCATAACTGACCCAACAAACTACTTGCTTTCCTGGAATTATAGCCTTGGAGGGAACATCGATTCGGCTCCTCTAGTGGCAGGGGAAATGATGTATGTTTTGGCGGGTAACAACCACATATATGCGTTTGACAGGACCACAGGCTCACTTGCTTGGGAACAGAGTACAAGTGGAAGTGCTGGCTTCACTATCGGAAGTGCGGCAGTTGGAAACGGAATAATCTTTGTGCCTACCTCTGATGGAAAGATTTTTGCTTTTGATGCGAAAACAGGAACCTTGAAATGGAATAAGACTGTAGGCAGCGGTAAGCAGCTTGACACCCCGATTACTTATTCTGAAGGCAAAATATATTTCGGAGAAGCAATGGGCGGGCACAAATATTACTGCTATGACGAAGAAGGCAACGAAGTATGGAGCAGAACATCTACCACTCAGACAAGCACTCAGGGATCTTACTACTGGGCAGGAGCTGCGGTAATCGGGAACAACCTCGTTTATGGAGACGATGATGGACACATTATTTCCGTAAATAAGGACACAGGAGCTGACATCTCCGAAATAGATGTTTCTGAAGAGTTCGGGGTAACATGTGGGAAAATCAGATCATCAGTACTATACGTTGAAGAATTAAAAAGGATCTACTTCACGTCCACAGGAGGATATTGTTTCGCTATTGGGTTTAACCCAGCAGACGGAACATTTAATACCAACGATAAACACAGCGAAAAAGTTTGGTACTCCACCACCACACCTACCTACTATAAAGGAAGAATCTACATAGGTACAGGTGCTCAAATGTACAGTGCAGGAAAAGGAGTTTACTGCCTTGACTCCGACCTGAGTGGTGTGATCTGGAATTATCCAGCAGATGTAGTCCAGTCTTCCCCAGCACTCTCAACCTACTATGATGACGGGGACGGGGAGGTATATATATACTTCACAGTAAACAACGCTACAGGCGGTGTGTACTGCCTAAAGGACTTAGCAGGTTCCACAAGCCCGGAACTTGTATGGAGTTACAAAGATGCAAAAAAGACACAGTATTCTCTTCAGGGAGTTGCAATATCGGACGGCTGGATATATTTTGGAGCGGATAAAAAATACGTTTTTGGGTTAACTACTAAAGATTCGCAAGCGTCCACGGCACCGAGTGCTAGTTTCAGCGGATCCCCGCTTTCCGGAAACTCACCTCTTGAAGTTCAGTTCACAGACAAATCTACAGGTGCTCCGACATCCTGGGCATGGGACTTTGACAACGATGGAACGGTCGACAGCAAGGAGCAGAACCCCTCAAATACCTATAATGCGGTCGGTAACTACACCGTAAGCCTTACGGTTGCAAATGCAGAAGGAAGTGATTCCGAGGTAAAGACTAATTATATCACTGTATCAGAATCATCTACATCTACCGAACTGGTTGCTGCTTTCACTGCTGATGTAACTAGTGGAACTGCTCCTCTGACTGTTGATTTCACAGACAAATCTACAGGTGCTCCGACATCCTGGGCATGGGACTTTGACAACGATGGAACGGTCGATAGCAAGGAGCAGAATCCTAGCCATATTTACAATGACACAGGCAGTTACACTGTCAAACTGACCGTCAGCAATGGAAATGACAGCGATGCCAAGGAAATCCAGGACATGATCAAAGTCACTGAGGAGGAACAGGAACAGCCGGTAACCTCTGAGGATAGC contains these protein-coding regions:
- a CDS encoding PQQ-binding-like beta-propeller repeat protein, producing MNKNIKIRFIPVILFFLSILLLSSTTMASNNTDTWSQFHKDTANAGFSSGGAPDTEKLLWVSDPIWAIPSSSPVIADGKVFIKCGVDHAPDSMSTNPDELRIVTIDEFTGNVISSDEIGLVSPGWGSLCYENGKIWYGQAEALNGGAMVADGKVFDSDGFSHHYCCTDAETEEELWNFTVTGVAIGTPAYYGGKVYLTSGPLFSSPGHVYCIDPDSGNEIWNQTLPYEAGGSPAVSEGVVYATTYDGKLYALDAEDGSILWNATVPSTDVSSTPAIAYGNIYISGGCPGFSTIETYCFNATTHELVWNTSAEDKIGGWTTSVAVADDMVFVGKYAEDDYFGYAGTYALDAHTGDVIWSYPHGGSSPAISDGIVFTIGADGRVYAFADSEEVLPAVSIKCNTSSLDFGTLASGNKSILHLNITNAGSSNVTISAEPEEGNTQLYNDTLFFGSTFWNQYSKLISSQKTEELKLVLDVPDGYEGELNKEKGNLIFWGESV
- a CDS encoding cobaltochelatase subunit CobN; translated protein: MNKMKRGLLLLASLLVFLLVPAVSAAENQVNVMYLGYGENYALQKASTTNEYSEYINFTNINVYGSSYEASSSLLNAAESGLIEKQDVILCDMLYSPIYDSVEDSFKRAHDNGTVFVDIRSENEPKFFDYVYRDSRKNPVRYYYDRMGGSGIGLDYAEKLLICLAKEYANRSDITAEWNVSLISQADWAKIKILYLGHNGCPALELANQTNHYSDDIKFQVLEAYNEAGDGPSDDLKTAAASGLLEDQDILICDNLSSSIYNYDSNLFSDICNAGVYIVNIQPQGQSLTWKNFFNYVYAYETNETTSGEFGGPVDYDTAIGYYYDNMGTDTEEEKKNAENLLIYLSIEYGFRPILTEDWTLEDLDKIKIMYLGPEPNDALELAASNSRYSSQIEFTNIKAYDSNGDPSDELMEAVESGQVEEQNLIFCDRFSSSIYEALNDSFWQAHTKGTVFASFNSSGTPSYFDYASDGFTDDPICNFYRYMGTDGKVRQKNAEYLLHYLAENYANRPEITNNWELVRVMYLGYGANSALELAGQSNPYSSNIELLNLNAYNNSSNSGDEAVVAGKSGLMEMQDVIVCNMLSSDIYEALGEYFEKAHTNGTTIIDINSFDPPSLAPEYVDYAYNGSENTTFCSYFLNMSAETDEGIENAENLMIYLSKIYSNKQNFTGDWSYIESSGSSIPMVGIYYPGSDNESFYFEDTPTYLAWYKRGSESYRSYDPNKPTIGIWFHRTDLQNGYTGVVDAIIRNLEDKDCNVIAGFDTFDNITEYYCDENGTPLVQCMISLKSFRLNYNNPEQGIEELKNLNVSVLRGIVAEESEYVDAADSSRGIPTDQVVRKTISPDLDGIFEYIVVGKSEKNSTTGYYEYVPMPNQVDWITNRSIKWAELKLKNNSEKNVAVIYYNYPSGKDNVATASYLDGVKSLCKLLEVMQENGYDIDYVPEDSDELLDRLMLQGYNAGSWAEGMLDDLVVNRTDWGVELVPIETYHKWFETLPEELQTSVIEKWGEPWNESEDIASSPMIWENSSGRYVVLPAVRCGSVWLMAQPARGFFQDEKALYHSSETPPTHQYIAFYMWLNNEFKPDAIIHMGTHGTHEWLPGQSCGMNRTSEWSPILLGDIPNIYPYIVANVGEGQTAEYRGNALIIDHLTPTMERAGAYAELENLTRLMQEYYGLEMNTQTKVAYQAEIIEEMESLSLDEELGINATELLAYNTTEFDLFVRDVLHEYIEDIEGDSIAYGLHVLSEVPSCNSLDPQEDELTDVVRALLGSDFEVNLTNAFYQEYPEGIPENDTKVNNLIWEVIRNGTDVHEAQEMVYGQSDPLISSDLEQGLGYLDLVLEPDDSELFSLIKRIVGEELKADLKTDFYSNTTEYPDGIPENDTKPDDLLWKVVCENVDSEEAQNQVYGWNNSSVTADLDYGADYKDQILYPHWDELVYMVRSMLGSSFESRVEAAFYSNTTEYPLGIPLTDTKVDRMIREVVVMNSTPEEAELDIYGTTNDTISEDLLTGLEYKQRLLNSNVELDRILSALDGCYIPPGPGNDPVSRTDAVPTGRNFYGINPELYPSEATWKMGKLLAQELLADYYEKYGDYPHKVAFSRFGVDFIQDHGTLEAEILYLLGVKPVWDDNGIVQGVELIPEEELLPSYDSSNPGRPRIDIVYVTAGMRDAFPDKIEMIDDAVKLANLAPDGNYSNYVNESTQVFYDKLYEEYLNETGNATAAAALAENLSTMRCYAVKDGTYELGVSNLVEASGNWDNEEEIAELYMNTMGYAYGSEIWGYKSSEIFAQNLADVDASVHSSTSNLYDAFDNDDFFQYFGGLNLAVYYLTGEYPEMYVSDTRDADSAEMVTLQEYLNKNLRSTYFNDKWIEGMMGSGYSGASMFSEFVDNVWGWDVTTDLISDDVWENIYGTYIDDPEMQKWFDDNSPATFQSITGRMLEAARKGYWDCDSETLESLATAYEKSVAENGATCCHHTCGNVLLTEFVEGFVSVPGFSQAMEKATKSSELDDKNFTTPKEEEKTSHSSSSTGKAEVVSDSGNQTQAEISDGGYGMDTSKPDAQKTEDSNYVEGYEMQKESTKNESPSSGISFSGADIVGIVFVFVSVTAIYLGLRKKKI